The following are encoded in a window of Castanea sativa cultivar Marrone di Chiusa Pesio chromosome 5, ASM4071231v1 genomic DNA:
- the LOC142635164 gene encoding uncharacterized protein LOC142635164 has product MSGNASTRNQNLHCHYHQDKGHTTEECRTLRDHLNQLAKTGKINHFLSRPDGQVGHQGTRMYWGNTPQPALGTINVILTQPRREAEDPSRIMSVHSSFGNKVMEGNNQLAKRMRFSATPVLGFSKEDKEGTYQPHDDALVVTIHIGGYDVKRVLVDDRSGAKIMYPDLFNGLKLKEEDLEKYDSP; this is encoded by the coding sequence ATGAGTGGAAATGCATCTACGAGGAATCAAAATCTTCACTGTCATTATCATCAAGACAAGGGACATACCACAGAAGAGTGTCGGACGTTGCGTGATCATTTGAACCAGTTAGCCAAAACGGGAAAGATCAATCATTTCTTGTCTAGACCTGACGGGCAAGTAGGACATCAAGGTACGCGAATGTATTGGGGAAATACTCCTCAGCCAGCTTTAGGCAccattaatgttattttaacgCAGCCAAGAAGAGAAGCCGAGGATCCTTCTCGGATCATGTCCGTGCATAGTAGTTTTGGAAACAAAGTCATGGAGGGAAACAATCAACTGGCTAAAAGAATGAGGTTCTCGGCGACGCCAGTATTGGGTTTTTCTAAAGAAGATAAAGAGGGAACGTATCAACCTCATGATGATGCATTGGTAGTAACTATTCATATCGGGGGATATGACGTGAAAcgagtcttggtggatgatAGAAGTGGTGCAAAAATTATGTATCCTGACTTGTTTAATGGTTTAAAGTTGAAAGAAGAGGATTTGGAGAAGTATGATTCCCCGTAA